From a single Pseudodesulfovibrio sp. JC047 genomic region:
- a CDS encoding methyl-accepting chemotaxis protein: protein MGIRTKIFTPLLIVTLIMITGGIFCLTSQFETLKGSFVSLIIKGKVEDTQQSITKMSRNALEQAALFSRMPAVVEAFTIASQGNMNDPKDSRAQEARERLRTTLSPVLRGYKEATGTNFKAHFHLPTARSLVRVWREKQAKKNGKWVDISDDLSSFRNTVIDVNQNHRPVQGIEPGRGGFTIRGLAPVTGTDGTHLGSVEVLIGFDGILKTMESSGGMKTLLYMDSGLLPITTKLQDQKKNPIKNSRYVLVYGQKNTVTREAATEELLRNGMNDTSIFIDGDQALGAFPVMDYRGKTIGVIVLSMDISPQEAMISTVMWIIMGIMLAMVIAPVLIILWVLHQSVMTPITDCSQQVARISQGDLGRIKTNDRTDEMGVMLTAIGTMSDRLNETLLNVRQVSTDVSTECSGLTEASEALSLGATKQAAGLEEVSASMDEMSGSIRLAAETANKTEKVASKAADDAELGGEAVNRTLNAMKKIAEEISIIEDIARQTNLLALNAAIEAARAGEAGKGFAVVAAEVRKLAERSGNAAAGISELSSSSVAVAEEAEKLLEQIVPDIQSTAQLIQEISTATAEQNTGVSQITTALQESDRVVQHNAAAASQVADAAVSLSDKVRQLDASISFFKLNENRGTRAVSHGTPTQQLPSSEDGFERF, encoded by the coding sequence ATGGGTATCAGAACCAAAATTTTCACCCCTCTATTAATCGTCACATTGATAATGATTACAGGCGGAATATTCTGCCTCACATCACAATTCGAGACGCTCAAAGGGTCTTTCGTTTCCCTTATCATTAAAGGAAAAGTGGAAGACACCCAACAATCCATCACGAAGATGTCCAGAAATGCCCTTGAACAGGCCGCACTGTTCAGCAGAATGCCGGCAGTGGTGGAGGCCTTTACCATTGCCAGCCAAGGAAACATGAATGATCCGAAAGACTCGCGAGCACAGGAAGCAAGGGAACGCCTGAGAACCACCCTTTCACCAGTGCTTCGGGGGTACAAGGAAGCGACCGGAACCAACTTCAAGGCACATTTTCATCTGCCCACAGCACGGAGCCTCGTTCGGGTCTGGCGAGAAAAACAGGCCAAGAAAAACGGCAAATGGGTCGACATTTCAGACGATCTCTCCTCGTTTCGCAATACAGTCATTGACGTCAACCAGAACCATCGTCCAGTCCAGGGCATCGAGCCTGGCCGAGGCGGATTCACCATCCGGGGACTGGCTCCCGTCACCGGGACCGATGGAACACACCTCGGGTCTGTCGAAGTGCTCATCGGTTTTGACGGTATTCTCAAAACCATGGAGTCGTCCGGGGGCATGAAAACCCTGCTGTACATGGACTCCGGGTTACTCCCCATCACCACCAAATTGCAGGACCAAAAAAAGAACCCGATCAAAAACAGTCGATACGTCCTTGTCTACGGACAAAAAAACACCGTCACACGGGAAGCGGCGACCGAGGAACTGCTTCGAAACGGCATGAACGACACCTCGATTTTCATTGACGGAGATCAGGCGCTAGGCGCGTTCCCAGTCATGGATTATCGAGGAAAAACCATCGGCGTAATTGTTCTTTCCATGGATATTTCACCGCAGGAAGCCATGATTTCCACGGTAATGTGGATCATCATGGGCATCATGCTCGCCATGGTCATTGCACCGGTGCTCATTATCCTCTGGGTGCTGCACCAGTCCGTCATGACTCCCATCACTGATTGCAGTCAGCAGGTTGCCCGTATTTCCCAAGGAGATCTTGGCCGAATCAAGACCAATGACCGCACCGATGAAATGGGCGTCATGCTCACGGCCATCGGGACAATGAGTGACCGGCTCAATGAGACATTGCTCAATGTCCGGCAGGTCTCCACGGATGTCTCCACCGAATGCAGCGGACTGACCGAGGCGAGTGAAGCCTTGTCTCTGGGGGCCACCAAACAGGCTGCGGGGCTTGAAGAGGTCTCCGCCAGCATGGATGAGATGTCCGGCAGCATTCGACTGGCCGCAGAGACCGCCAACAAAACGGAAAAGGTGGCCTCCAAGGCCGCTGACGATGCTGAACTGGGTGGCGAGGCCGTGAACAGGACCCTGAATGCCATGAAGAAAATCGCGGAAGAAATCAGCATCATCGAAGACATCGCCCGGCAGACAAACCTGCTGGCCCTCAATGCAGCCATTGAAGCGGCCCGGGCCGGTGAAGCCGGAAAGGGATTCGCCGTTGTCGCGGCAGAAGTCCGCAAGCTCGCGGAACGCAGTGGAAACGCGGCCGCCGGGATCAGTGAATTGTCGTCCAGCAGTGTCGCGGTCGCCGAAGAAGCCGAAAAACTCTTGGAACAAATTGTCCCGGACATTCAGTCCACCGCCCAGCTAATTCAGGAAATCTCGACCGCCACAGCGGAACAGAACACCGGTGTCTCACAGATCACCACGGCCTTGCAGGAATCAGACAGAGTGGTCCAGCACAACGCCGCAGCCGCATCACAAGTTGCCGACGCCGCTGTCAGTCTGTCGGACAAAGTCCGACAGCTGGATGCCTCCATCAGTTTCTTCAAACTCAATGAAAACCGTGGCACGCGCGCTGTTTCCCACGGCACACCAACACAACAACTGCCATCCTCTGAAGACGGCTTTGAACGATTCTAA
- a CDS encoding helix-turn-helix domain-containing protein has protein sequence MADTYTHKDLASLCGVSETTIKSYRRKFPGFIPVLTRGKPIRFKEEAGSICLMIRDCFAKGMSVNETLKVLKENFKEEPVSRPRRTPGSAHKVAAPAGISQEYMEKFFATAGQMMQGMAGLATAQAKAEQRLRKVESTLEQLLEHESRNSEVMQQLMGQQKIVPEKSASAPESSPKTDSESPVRARKIVNVRTPEGAVNSYSLEKDTESQRPSDAFLNTPIVIKNDVDEFLGVPGRLPLSGFVEILTREAEEAGVSQTQWYKHGDVWVFIIHAPNGESQALYFSSTTTPRGNLVVLLERLDVNEKEVSSQFLQEYFRQVKDKI, from the coding sequence ATGGCAGATACCTATACGCATAAAGATCTCGCTTCCCTGTGTGGCGTGTCCGAAACCACCATCAAGAGTTACCGCCGCAAATTTCCCGGCTTCATTCCGGTTTTGACCCGGGGAAAACCCATTCGCTTCAAAGAGGAAGCCGGAAGTATCTGTCTCATGATCCGCGATTGCTTTGCCAAAGGCATGTCCGTGAACGAGACGCTCAAGGTGCTCAAGGAGAATTTCAAGGAGGAGCCGGTTTCCCGTCCTCGACGTACACCAGGGTCCGCGCACAAAGTCGCCGCTCCTGCGGGAATTTCTCAGGAATACATGGAAAAGTTTTTCGCCACCGCCGGACAGATGATGCAGGGTATGGCAGGCTTGGCGACTGCACAGGCCAAGGCCGAACAGCGATTGCGCAAGGTCGAATCCACACTGGAACAACTGCTTGAGCACGAGTCCCGCAATAGCGAAGTCATGCAACAACTCATGGGCCAACAGAAGATTGTCCCCGAAAAGTCGGCTTCAGCCCCAGAATCATCGCCCAAAACGGATTCTGAATCGCCGGTTCGTGCCCGAAAAATCGTCAATGTCCGGACCCCGGAAGGCGCAGTGAATTCCTATTCTCTTGAAAAGGACACCGAATCCCAGCGGCCATCTGACGCATTTTTGAACACCCCCATTGTCATCAAGAACGATGTGGATGAGTTTCTCGGAGTGCCAGGTCGATTGCCCCTGTCCGGATTTGTGGAGATTTTGACCCGAGAGGCCGAAGAAGCCGGTGTTTCCCAGACCCAATGGTACAAGCACGGCGATGTCTGGGTTTTCATTATACACGCGCCCAACGGGGAATCACAGGCCCTGTATTTTTCGTCAACAACCACTCCAAGAGGAAACCTGGTGGTGTTGCTCGAACGACTCGATGTCAATGAAAAGGAAGTTTCCTCACAATTTCTTCAGGAGTATTTCCGGCAGGTCAAAGATAAAATCTAG
- a CDS encoding aminodeoxychorismate/anthranilate synthase component II, with protein MHILLIDNNDSFTRNLEHLLISAVKDCSVVITPYSQLQQFDFSPYDLIVISPGPGEPAEYPGYETVFRLNKPVLGICLGMQIMNALHGGTIGRLDDCVHGKTDVIEMDGETRVIARYHSLKVNHKAPELNVFATNADGTIMCLGNADKRILGYQFHPESFLTPNGGWYIAYALRFLGIN; from the coding sequence ATGCATATCCTACTGATTGATAACAACGACAGTTTCACCCGGAATCTCGAGCATCTCCTGATATCGGCCGTGAAAGACTGTAGCGTTGTCATCACACCGTATTCGCAACTGCAACAGTTTGATTTCTCACCATATGATCTGATCGTCATTTCACCCGGTCCCGGTGAACCGGCTGAATATCCTGGCTATGAAACCGTCTTTCGTCTCAACAAACCAGTGCTCGGAATCTGCCTTGGGATGCAAATCATGAACGCCCTGCACGGCGGGACAATCGGTCGGCTCGACGACTGTGTTCACGGCAAGACCGACGTCATCGAAATGGATGGTGAAACACGGGTCATCGCCCGCTATCATTCGCTCAAGGTCAATCACAAGGCTCCGGAATTAAACGTGTTTGCCACCAATGCGGACGGCACCATCATGTGTCTCGGCAACGCGGACAAACGGATTTTGGGCTACCAATTCCATCCCGAATCATTCCTGACCCCAAATGGAGGTTGGTACATTGCCTATGCACTGCGCTTTCTCGGCATCAATTAG
- a CDS encoding anthranilate synthase component I family protein translates to MHCAFSASISLDRFTRYAEHLARTMDGELLLSADGYPTRNRSIIGVQRTSELHVTAATTPADIKAFCFGSPGPAIGFLSYTYGMLLRGIPSEKPLDFPLGHLKKYAAIITYENEQLAITTDNQSLEKRLIAELDQSRNCHTPAIPSDMFSAMTASLGELEYEDGVRRTLEYIKSGHTYQLNLTTRLSWHCPNLDPLAMFITLYRSNPAPFYAWFTSGDQRILSTSPERFLTVREGHVLSQPIKGTLRFETLTPDLYAELTDSPKESAELSMIVDLVRNDISANCEYGSVHVENHKSIFAVDNLLQMYADVHGTLKADRDCLDLFLDAFPGGSITGCPKRSSMEIIERLEPHSRGIYCGSIFIIEDERTMESSIAIRTATYDIQTQQLNSYAGSGIVVDSDPVSEYHETMAKAEKFTDLGAL, encoded by the coding sequence ATGCACTGCGCTTTCTCGGCATCAATTAGTCTGGACCGTTTCACCCGGTATGCCGAACATCTGGCCCGGACCATGGACGGAGAACTGCTCCTGTCCGCTGACGGCTACCCCACTCGAAACCGTTCGATCATCGGTGTGCAGCGGACCAGCGAGCTGCACGTCACTGCCGCCACCACTCCTGCCGATATCAAGGCGTTCTGTTTTGGATCACCCGGCCCGGCCATCGGATTTCTGAGCTACACCTACGGAATGCTGTTACGCGGAATTCCTTCTGAAAAACCGCTGGATTTTCCCTTGGGCCATCTCAAGAAATACGCCGCGATCATCACCTATGAAAACGAACAGCTCGCCATCACCACAGACAATCAGTCCCTCGAAAAACGCCTGATTGCCGAGCTGGATCAATCCCGAAACTGTCACACACCCGCCATTCCTTCGGACATGTTTTCGGCAATGACCGCTTCCCTTGGCGAACTCGAATATGAAGACGGCGTGCGTCGAACACTTGAATACATCAAGTCCGGTCATACCTATCAATTGAACCTGACCACACGCCTGTCCTGGCACTGCCCGAATCTCGATCCCCTGGCCATGTTCATAACCTTGTATCGGTCCAATCCAGCCCCGTTTTACGCCTGGTTCACCAGCGGCGATCAACGGATTCTCTCCACCTCGCCCGAACGATTTCTCACGGTCCGGGAAGGGCATGTCCTGTCCCAGCCGATCAAGGGCACCCTTCGATTCGAGACGCTGACACCGGACTTATACGCCGAATTGACAGATTCACCCAAGGAATCAGCGGAACTCTCCATGATCGTGGATCTGGTCCGCAACGATATTTCCGCCAATTGCGAATACGGGTCCGTGCATGTCGAAAACCACAAATCCATTTTTGCGGTGGACAATCTGCTCCAGATGTATGCCGATGTGCACGGAACGCTCAAGGCGGACCGAGATTGCCTTGATCTCTTTCTGGACGCCTTTCCGGGTGGTTCCATCACCGGCTGTCCGAAAAGAAGCTCCATGGAGATCATCGAGCGACTGGAACCCCATAGCCGTGGTATCTATTGCGGGTCCATCTTCATCATCGAGGACGAACGGACCATGGAATCCTCCATCGCCATTCGGACCGCCACCTATGACATCCAGACACAACAGCTCAACTCGTATGCCGGCAGTGGAATCGTGGTGGACTCCGATCCGGTCAGCGAATATCATGAAACCATGGCAAAAGCCGAAAAATTCACCGACTTGGGGGCATTATGA
- a CDS encoding aminotransferase class IV: protein MIHFYKNEYTLGPVKLDPTMPAFRYGAGFFETLYYNGQNVCHLDLHLDRVFHSLRSFDIPYETVDFKTIIEQVINRNGLTGQTARINIFYPMGTDSASPVITAAPHTPKPYKAYRLCVCNDHHISTLNNHKTTNYMFFHLAMRQAKARGFDDAALFDFRENLLEATTGALIFKKDTSFVTTKSPHKLQSTALSIAMNTLDILPERISMESLDSYRSAYILNSIVGMRPVVAIGETAFVPDDDTCQTVMKAVIGTP, encoded by the coding sequence ATGATCCACTTTTACAAAAACGAATACACCCTCGGTCCGGTCAAGCTCGATCCCACCATGCCCGCCTTCCGCTATGGTGCGGGGTTTTTCGAAACCCTCTATTACAACGGACAGAACGTCTGTCATCTCGATCTGCATCTCGATCGGGTGTTCCACTCTCTCCGTTCTTTTGACATCCCGTATGAAACCGTGGATTTCAAGACCATCATCGAACAGGTCATCAACAGAAACGGACTGACCGGCCAGACCGCACGCATCAACATCTTCTATCCCATGGGCACAGACAGTGCCTCGCCAGTCATCACCGCGGCTCCGCATACCCCGAAACCGTACAAGGCCTATCGGCTTTGCGTCTGCAACGATCACCATATTTCCACCCTCAACAACCACAAAACAACCAACTACATGTTCTTTCACTTGGCCATGCGACAGGCCAAGGCCCGGGGATTCGACGATGCCGCGCTTTTCGATTTTCGCGAAAACCTGCTTGAAGCGACCACCGGGGCATTGATATTCAAAAAAGACACATCGTTCGTCACCACGAAATCCCCGCACAAGCTGCAATCCACTGCCCTGTCCATCGCGATGAATACCCTGGATATTCTCCCGGAAAGAATATCCATGGAATCCCTGGATTCCTACCGCAGCGCCTACATTCTCAACTCCATAGTCGGAATGCGCCCGGTCGTGGCCATCGGAGAAACCGCCTTTGTCCCCGACGACGACACCTGCCAGACCGTCATGAAGGCCGTTATCGGAACACCATGA
- the ftsE gene encoding cell division ATP-binding protein FtsE — protein MVNVEHLSYNFGAYWALKDISFSLDKGEFLFLTGHSGAGKTTLLRLLYGALPMTRGRASVAGFQLNALKKRHIPQLRRKVGVVFQDFKILLDRTVFDNVAMALEVRGMPRTHLERRVRAIIRAMGLETKSYSICERLSGGEQQRVAIARSMVANPELILADEPTGNLDIELTMHLMEIFKQFNTYGTSVIMATHSHKVLECVPNARILHLHDGHLMDVSKPMTENEEPILGEVQS, from the coding sequence ATGGTCAATGTCGAACACCTCTCATATAATTTCGGTGCGTACTGGGCGCTCAAGGACATCTCCTTTTCATTGGACAAAGGTGAATTCCTTTTCCTGACCGGCCACTCCGGCGCAGGAAAAACCACCTTACTCCGGTTGCTCTACGGTGCGCTGCCCATGACCCGGGGACGCGCTTCCGTTGCCGGATTCCAACTCAACGCCCTCAAGAAACGTCACATCCCCCAACTGCGTCGCAAGGTCGGAGTCGTCTTTCAGGATTTCAAAATTCTTCTCGACCGAACCGTTTTCGACAACGTGGCCATGGCCCTCGAAGTCCGAGGAATGCCACGCACTCATCTCGAACGCCGCGTCCGGGCCATCATTCGGGCCATGGGCTTGGAAACCAAGAGCTATTCCATTTGCGAACGGCTCTCTGGCGGCGAACAGCAGCGGGTGGCCATCGCCCGATCCATGGTCGCCAACCCGGAACTCATCCTCGCTGACGAACCTACCGGCAATCTCGACATCGAACTCACCATGCATTTGATGGAAATTTTCAAGCAATTCAACACATACGGAACATCTGTCATCATGGCGACCCACAGTCACAAGGTCTTGGAATGTGTGCCAAACGCGCGGATACTCCATCTTCATGACGGACATCTCATGGACGTCAGCAAGCCAATGACCGAAAACGAAGAACCCATTTTGGGCGAGGTGCAGTCATGA
- a CDS encoding FtsX-like permease family protein, translating into MIAQFLRLTRRGIADLRLHPFAQLLTLVAVAMVTLLTGLILIGLHNVNLELLKSRGQVDFQIYWQTRADVQTVLDDWTSIKSMDHLTKFKTFTPQTALNELASTLGETGDFSWLADNNPLPYTALASFAVPPQAQHSGWADQLLTAINELPAVDAVKYTPFQADLAQSWHTMAQAVIWPVIAFLGLIISLVVHNTIKLSLLTRMDEVEILSLVGAKPAYIRWPLLTGGCIQGLIGSGLGILLLAIVHSFIADALNFPPFLFEISFLPAQQLLTLAAAVTLVSISSSWVAVK; encoded by the coding sequence ATGATCGCCCAATTTCTTCGCCTTACCAGGCGCGGCATTGCGGATTTGCGGCTCCATCCCTTTGCCCAACTCCTCACCCTCGTCGCCGTGGCCATGGTCACGCTCCTCACCGGGCTTATTCTCATAGGATTGCACAACGTCAATCTCGAACTGCTCAAGTCCCGTGGCCAAGTGGATTTTCAAATTTATTGGCAGACTCGGGCCGACGTACAAACCGTTCTCGACGACTGGACATCCATCAAATCCATGGATCATCTGACCAAATTCAAGACCTTCACCCCACAAACCGCACTCAATGAACTCGCCTCCACGCTCGGAGAAACCGGCGACTTCTCCTGGTTGGCCGACAACAACCCGCTTCCCTACACCGCACTGGCATCTTTCGCCGTTCCACCACAGGCACAACATTCCGGCTGGGCCGACCAACTCCTCACTGCCATCAACGAGTTGCCCGCCGTGGATGCCGTCAAATACACCCCGTTTCAGGCCGATCTCGCCCAAAGCTGGCACACCATGGCACAGGCCGTCATCTGGCCCGTCATCGCCTTTCTCGGATTGATTATCTCGCTCGTTGTGCACAACACCATCAAGCTCTCGCTCCTCACTCGCATGGATGAAGTCGAAATACTCTCCCTCGTCGGAGCAAAACCCGCCTACATTCGCTGGCCATTACTCACCGGCGGCTGCATCCAAGGTCTCATCGGCTCCGGACTCGGCATCCTCCTGCTCGCAATCGTTCATTCCTTCATCGCCGATGCACTCAATTTCCCCCCCTTCCTCTTCGAAATATCATTCCTGCCAGCACAACAACTCCTCACTCTCGCCGCTGCCGTGACCCTCGTTTCCATCAGCTCCAGTTGGGTCGCTGTTAAATAA
- a CDS encoding homocysteine biosynthesis protein — MAQYAVNKTVKEINERIRKGKAVVVNAAEMIAIVKKEGKVKAAQEVDIVTTGTFSPMCSSGLLFNIGQQPPVMKVSKLWLNNVPCYSGIAAVDAYLGATEPSEDDPLNKVHPGRFAYGGAHVMEDLLRGKAVHLRAEAYGTDCYPRRELDKDVTLADLPNAVMLNPRNCYQNYNAAVNLTSRTIYTYMGPLKSNCSNVNFATAGHLSPLFNDPYYRTIGMGTRIFLGGGIGYVIGEGTQHVQKPTRNERGLPENPSGTLMLKGDFKQMDVRYVRAQSLIGYGVSLAIGVGIPIPILNEEMAWFTGVSDADITMPIKDYGYDYPNGIPRELGRVTFEQLRSGEVEVNGKTTPTVPVTSYSMSLEVADKLKDWIEKGEFLLTEKVDDIPSF; from the coding sequence ATGGCACAATATGCGGTGAATAAGACGGTCAAAGAAATTAATGAACGGATTCGCAAGGGCAAGGCCGTGGTGGTCAATGCCGCCGAAATGATCGCGATCGTCAAGAAAGAAGGGAAGGTCAAGGCGGCCCAGGAAGTGGATATCGTCACCACCGGCACCTTTTCCCCGATGTGTTCATCGGGGCTTCTTTTCAACATCGGTCAACAACCGCCAGTCATGAAGGTTTCAAAGCTGTGGCTGAATAACGTCCCCTGTTACTCAGGCATTGCCGCCGTAGACGCGTATCTTGGGGCCACAGAGCCGTCCGAGGATGATCCCTTGAACAAGGTCCACCCAGGACGGTTTGCATACGGTGGAGCGCATGTGATGGAAGATTTGCTCCGTGGCAAGGCCGTGCATCTGCGCGCCGAGGCCTATGGGACGGATTGCTATCCACGCCGTGAGTTGGACAAGGACGTAACTTTGGCTGATCTGCCCAATGCGGTGATGTTAAATCCTCGTAATTGTTATCAAAATTATAATGCTGCCGTGAATCTGACCAGTCGCACCATCTATACCTACATGGGACCGCTCAAATCCAATTGTTCCAATGTGAACTTTGCCACGGCAGGCCATCTCTCGCCCTTGTTCAATGATCCCTATTATCGGACCATCGGCATGGGAACTCGCATCTTCCTCGGTGGCGGTATTGGCTACGTGATCGGCGAAGGCACCCAGCATGTGCAAAAGCCGACTCGCAATGAACGCGGTCTGCCTGAAAATCCGTCCGGGACACTTATGCTCAAGGGTGATTTCAAGCAGATGGATGTTCGTTATGTCCGCGCTCAATCGCTGATTGGATACGGTGTCTCTCTCGCCATTGGTGTCGGTATTCCGATTCCGATTCTCAACGAGGAAATGGCCTGGTTCACTGGTGTGTCCGATGCGGATATCACCATGCCCATCAAGGATTACGGCTACGATTACCCCAACGGCATTCCCCGCGAACTCGGTCGGGTGACTTTTGAACAGCTTCGCAGCGGCGAAGTGGAAGTCAATGGTAAAACCACCCCGACGGTGCCCGTCACAAGTTATTCCATGTCTCTGGAAGTTGCTGACAAGCTCAAGGACTGGATCGAAAAAGGCGAGTTCCTCTTGACCGAAAAAGTCGATGATATCCCTAGTTTCTAA
- a CDS encoding DnaA/Hda family protein — protein MKEPLRQHLLQTCSDEDLKRWFDPLKLDYSEENKRLTVGFPHSFFAKWFETDIQDKFEAQLNLFFGNGYLVSYKDSEAPDKAKGVQVADVVKRIDFPFGQEFTFETFLINKKNYFPIASAKEVSKQIGSLFNPFIICGPGGSGKTHLLKSVGNEISKKNDYSTVFMGSMDELNSLYTIRFKGDPFKARNYLFEYDFIFIDDFQKIKEYPHFQQEIVNIFNHFYDNKKQMVLACREKVTSYDFLDDSLQSRLGWGLIVTLKEPDLEIRVGYIQRQAKAKRLTLTKDQILTLAQRFTDFRYLQGILLKLFAFKELVKQDLSQKDFEHILANTEEKTTDDLTPKKILTVVSEHFNIHVKDLIGTKRHQHIAQARQIAMFLCRQMLKTSYPALGRAFGGKDHSTVLYSVKKIQQLQEDDFELKQLLKTLKNKCRLE, from the coding sequence GTGAAAGAGCCACTTCGTCAACACCTTCTACAAACATGCTCGGATGAAGATCTCAAGCGTTGGTTTGACCCTTTGAAATTGGACTATTCCGAGGAGAACAAACGCCTGACTGTCGGGTTTCCCCATTCATTTTTCGCGAAATGGTTTGAAACGGACATTCAGGACAAGTTTGAAGCACAGCTGAACCTGTTCTTCGGGAACGGCTATCTCGTCAGTTACAAGGACAGTGAGGCACCAGACAAGGCCAAAGGCGTCCAAGTTGCCGACGTCGTCAAACGCATCGACTTCCCTTTCGGGCAGGAGTTCACATTTGAGACGTTTCTCATCAACAAGAAAAACTACTTCCCCATTGCTTCGGCAAAGGAAGTCTCAAAACAGATCGGATCGTTGTTCAATCCGTTCATCATCTGCGGCCCGGGCGGGTCCGGAAAGACCCACCTGTTGAAATCCGTGGGCAATGAAATCAGCAAAAAAAATGATTATTCAACCGTATTCATGGGGTCCATGGACGAGCTGAACTCCCTGTATACCATCCGGTTCAAGGGCGACCCGTTCAAGGCTCGAAACTACCTGTTCGAATACGATTTCATTTTTATTGACGATTTTCAGAAGATCAAGGAGTACCCACACTTTCAGCAAGAAATTGTGAACATCTTCAACCATTTCTACGACAACAAGAAACAGATGGTTCTGGCATGTCGAGAAAAGGTGACCAGTTACGACTTTCTTGATGACAGTCTCCAATCCCGGCTTGGGTGGGGCCTGATCGTGACGCTGAAAGAACCTGATCTCGAAATCAGAGTGGGGTATATTCAACGTCAGGCGAAGGCAAAACGATTGACCCTGACCAAGGACCAAATCCTCACGCTGGCGCAACGCTTCACGGATTTTCGCTACCTCCAGGGTATCCTCCTGAAGCTGTTCGCCTTCAAGGAACTGGTCAAGCAGGACCTGTCTCAAAAAGACTTTGAACATATCCTGGCAAATACCGAGGAAAAGACCACTGATGATTTGACGCCAAAGAAAATCCTCACTGTGGTTTCCGAACATTTCAACATCCACGTCAAAGACCTCATCGGCACAAAACGGCACCAGCACATCGCTCAGGCCCGACAAATTGCCATGTTCCTTTGTCGTCAGATGCTCAAAACATCCTATCCGGCCCTTGGCAGGGCGTTTGGAGGAAAAGACCATTCAACAGTCCTGTATTCGGTTAAAAAAATCCAACAATTACAAGAGGATGATTTCGAATTGAAACAACTGTTGAAAACGTTGAAGAATAAATGTCGCTTAGAGTGA
- the dnaN gene encoding DNA polymerase III subunit beta: MFLKVNRDEIIEGLQKSANIIPAKTGAAFLRTIWLQCEEGNLNIMSTDSNLEFMGSYPAALEGDGLAGVQGRAFYDLVKQLKSGQGELTIRTDEDNKNVLVEQKARKYKFPVNDPEWFQKFSTFPENGTVFWSGDFLHEIIDKISFCISDEDSMEAIACIYMVPRDVLGEKTVEVCGLNGHQFAMLNFVNDDIYAMLPEEGVLIQKKYLTELKKWLTADEIELAISDKRLFFRTGDKRETFTLPLSYYQYPNYNNFLAKLGDDSVSTLEVNRLDLVDALSRVALFNTDSNRCAYFAFDGSEVTISAQGQETGTARESIDATFNGDMQRIAFPTRNLIEILNHFNSDTVKFTLTGTEAPCGLTGEDDKDYQVIVMPMMIQEETYYTEENA, encoded by the coding sequence ATGTTTCTGAAAGTGAACAGAGATGAAATCATTGAAGGACTCCAGAAATCGGCCAACATCATCCCGGCCAAAACCGGAGCCGCATTCCTTCGCACCATCTGGTTGCAATGCGAAGAAGGCAATCTGAATATCATGAGTACGGACTCCAATCTTGAATTCATGGGATCATATCCAGCCGCTCTTGAAGGAGACGGTCTGGCCGGAGTTCAGGGACGTGCCTTTTATGATCTGGTCAAGCAGCTCAAGAGTGGTCAGGGAGAGCTGACCATCAGAACGGATGAAGACAATAAGAATGTCCTGGTGGAACAGAAAGCCAGGAAATACAAATTCCCCGTGAATGATCCTGAATGGTTTCAGAAATTTTCCACCTTCCCGGAGAATGGAACGGTTTTCTGGTCGGGTGATTTCCTGCATGAGATCATCGACAAGATTTCCTTTTGCATTTCTGATGAAGACTCCATGGAAGCAATCGCGTGCATCTACATGGTTCCCAGAGATGTTTTGGGAGAAAAGACCGTTGAGGTGTGTGGATTGAATGGCCATCAGTTCGCCATGCTCAATTTCGTGAACGATGACATTTACGCCATGCTTCCCGAAGAAGGCGTGCTCATTCAGAAGAAATATCTCACCGAGTTGAAGAAGTGGTTGACCGCCGATGAAATCGAGCTGGCCATTTCCGACAAGCGGCTGTTCTTCAGAACTGGCGACAAGCGGGAAACCTTCACCCTGCCGCTGTCGTATTATCAATATCCAAATTACAACAACTTCCTGGCCAAGTTGGGTGATGATTCCGTGTCAACGCTGGAAGTGAACCGGCTTGACCTGGTGGATGCCTTGTCCCGCGTGGCCCTGTTCAATACAGACTCCAATCGGTGCGCCTATTTCGCATTTGACGGATCCGAGGTCACGATCTCGGCACAGGGACAGGAAACCGGCACGGCCCGGGAATCCATTGACGCCACTTTTAATGGTGACATGCAACGGATTGCCTTCCCGACCAGAAACCTCATTGAGATTCTGAATCATTTCAATTCTGATACAGTGAAGTTCACCCTGACCGGAACCGAAGCTCCCTGCGGGCTGACCGGCGAGGATGACAAGGACTATCAGGTGATTGTCATGCCGATGATGATCCAGGAAGAGACTTACTACACCGAGGAAAACGCATAA